The following are from one region of the Cytobacillus firmus genome:
- the yhbY gene encoding ribosome assembly RNA-binding protein YhbY, with amino-acid sequence MLTGKQKRLLRSKAHHLNPIFQVGKGGVNENMIKQVGEALEARELLKVSVLQNCEEDRDVVAQQLSEGAKADVVQIIGNIIVLYKESKENKQINLP; translated from the coding sequence ATGCTAACAGGAAAGCAAAAGCGTTTGTTGCGATCAAAAGCGCACCATTTAAACCCTATTTTCCAAGTGGGAAAGGGCGGGGTTAATGAAAATATGATTAAACAAGTAGGAGAAGCACTGGAAGCCCGTGAGTTATTAAAGGTTTCAGTCCTTCAAAACTGTGAAGAAGACAGAGATGTGGTGGCACAGCAGCTGTCAGAAGGCGCGAAGGCTGATGTTGTCCAAATCATCGGGAATATTATTGTTTTATACAAAGAATCAAAAGAAAACAAACAAATCAACTTGCCGTAA
- a CDS encoding ComE operon protein 2 gives MDRISWNQYFMAQSHLLALRSTCTRLAVGATIVRDKRIIAGGYNGSIAGGEHCVDDGCYVIDNHCVRTIHAEMNAILQCAKFGVPTSDAEIYVTHFPCLQCCKAIIQAGIKTVYYAQDYKNHPYGIELFEKAGVKTVHVAAEKVSFDDSIQEKRDFIEDLINELEKSGKNQDIMKSYKEKKDKLFQN, from the coding sequence ATGGACCGGATTTCCTGGAACCAATATTTTATGGCACAAAGCCATTTGCTTGCTTTGAGGAGCACATGTACAAGACTTGCTGTCGGAGCAACCATTGTAAGGGATAAGAGAATCATTGCAGGCGGCTACAATGGATCAATTGCCGGCGGTGAACATTGTGTTGATGATGGCTGCTATGTTATTGATAACCATTGTGTCAGGACCATTCATGCGGAAATGAATGCGATTTTACAGTGTGCAAAATTTGGGGTGCCGACAAGTGATGCAGAAATATATGTAACTCATTTTCCGTGCCTTCAATGCTGCAAAGCAATTATACAGGCGGGAATTAAAACAGTTTACTACGCACAGGACTATAAAAATCACCCTTATGGAATTGAACTCTTTGAGAAGGCTGGTGTGAAAACTGTCCATGTGGCGGCTGAAAAAGTATCCTTCGATGACAGCATACAGGAAAAACGTGATTTTATAGAGGATTTAATCAATGAGCTTGAAAAAAGCGGTAAAAATCAGGACATTATGAAAAGCTATAAAGAAAAAAAGGACAAACTTTTTCAAAATTAA
- the rsfS gene encoding ribosome silencing factor — translation MKENTMLMTAVKAADDKRAEDITVLNMKGISLISDYFVICHGNSDKQVQAIAREMKEKSEEQGFTVKRMEGFDEARWILVDMGDIVAHIFHKDERSYYNLERLWGDAPVENVQGILNQ, via the coding sequence ATGAAAGAAAATACTATGCTGATGACGGCAGTAAAAGCAGCGGATGATAAACGTGCAGAAGATATAACGGTTCTAAATATGAAGGGGATTTCCCTGATTTCGGACTACTTTGTTATTTGCCACGGAAATTCTGATAAACAAGTGCAAGCCATTGCTCGGGAAATGAAAGAAAAATCTGAAGAACAAGGGTTTACGGTTAAGCGAATGGAAGGCTTCGATGAAGCAAGGTGGATTCTGGTAGATATGGGTGATATCGTTGCACATATTTTCCATAAGGATGAAAGAAGCTACTATAATCTTGAAAGACTCTGGGGAGATGCCCCGGTCGAAAACGTTCAGGGCATTCTTAACCAATGA
- a CDS encoding helix-hairpin-helix domain-containing protein, which translates to MPEWIKAYKFFFAGGAVALAALLYYFLMPVQETEVFPEIEQSISLNEEEGKETAGDMQAEQVMQTMKADIKGAVKKPGVYEAKEGERVIDLLEKAGGLTEKADSTKINFALKITDEMVIYVPEEGEILEEARAGAGNVEVKGQQDSGKVNLNGADETELQTLPGIGPSKAAAIIEHRDTNGPYKDIEDLKLISGIGDKTFEKLKEHISVN; encoded by the coding sequence GTGCCCGAATGGATAAAAGCCTATAAATTTTTCTTTGCAGGAGGTGCGGTTGCATTGGCTGCACTCCTCTATTATTTTTTAATGCCCGTTCAGGAGACTGAGGTATTTCCAGAGATTGAACAGTCAATTTCTTTGAACGAAGAAGAAGGTAAAGAAACAGCAGGTGATATGCAGGCTGAACAGGTGATGCAGACGATGAAAGCAGATATTAAAGGAGCAGTAAAAAAACCGGGAGTATATGAAGCAAAAGAGGGTGAAAGGGTAATAGACCTGCTGGAAAAAGCAGGGGGACTGACGGAAAAAGCGGATAGCACTAAAATTAATTTTGCCCTGAAAATTACAGATGAAATGGTGATATATGTTCCGGAAGAGGGTGAAATTCTTGAAGAGGCCCGGGCGGGAGCCGGAAATGTCGAGGTTAAAGGACAACAGGATAGCGGAAAGGTAAATTTAAACGGGGCGGATGAAACAGAATTACAGACATTGCCGGGGATAGGGCCTTCTAAGGCTGCAGCGATAATTGAACACCGTGATACAAATGGACCCTATAAGGATATTGAGGATTTGAAATTAATTTCAGGGATAGGGGATAAAACCTTTGAAAAACTCAAAGAGCATATTAGTGTAAACTAA
- the yqeK gene encoding bis(5'-nucleosyl)-tetraphosphatase (symmetrical) YqeK: protein MNREKALAIVKEQLTEHRYLHTVGVMETAIKLAEKYGADSKKAELAAIFHDYAKFRPKEEMREIIIKTGMPAELLDYNSELWHAPVGAYLAEKEAGMHDKEVLDAIRYHTSGRPGMALLEKIIYLADYIEPGRHFPGVDEVRDLAQTNLNKALIKSVQNTIMFLMKKGQPVFPASFETYNDLVINKED, encoded by the coding sequence ATGAATCGTGAAAAAGCTCTGGCTATTGTAAAGGAGCAGCTGACTGAACATCGCTACCTTCATACAGTCGGGGTGATGGAAACAGCCATTAAACTTGCAGAGAAATATGGCGCTGATAGTAAAAAAGCTGAACTGGCAGCCATTTTTCATGATTATGCTAAGTTTCGCCCTAAGGAAGAAATGAGGGAAATTATCATTAAGACTGGTATGCCAGCCGAGCTTTTGGATTACAATAGTGAACTTTGGCATGCTCCTGTCGGTGCTTATTTGGCTGAGAAAGAAGCTGGAATGCATGATAAAGAGGTTTTGGATGCAATAAGATATCATACTTCAGGGAGGCCGGGAATGGCACTTCTTGAAAAGATCATTTATCTAGCAGATTATATTGAACCTGGAAGGCATTTTCCCGGAGTTGACGAAGTGCGTGATTTAGCACAGACCAACTTGAACAAGGCTTTAATAAAATCTGTCCAAAATACCATTATGTTTTTAATGAAAAAAGGGCAGCCTGTTTTTCCGGCTTCCTTCGAAACTTATAATGACCTTGTAATAAATAAGGAGGATTGA
- the comER gene encoding late competence protein ComER has protein sequence MKIGIIGTGNMGRILTEAFLDGGAVSPASMTITNRTVAKAMKIKEKHHEITVVNNAREAAHRSSLIFICVKPHDVYNVVQDILPFLSEDKCVVSITSPISVKQLESIVPCSAARAIPSITNRALSGVSLLSFGEQCSEQWKGELNRLFESISTPVFIEEAITRVSSDIVSCGPAFFSYLTQRFINAAVAETEIDNETATKLAGEMLIGLGELLKKGFYTLPTLQEKVCVKGGITGEGIKILESELGSVFEHLFQATHSKFDEDLVEVKKQYSLH, from the coding sequence TTGAAAATCGGAATCATCGGCACAGGTAATATGGGGAGAATTTTGACCGAGGCCTTCCTTGATGGGGGAGCCGTTTCCCCGGCCTCCATGACGATAACCAATCGGACAGTGGCAAAAGCAATGAAAATAAAGGAAAAACATCATGAAATTACCGTTGTAAATAATGCAAGAGAGGCCGCACATCGTTCTTCGCTGATCTTTATTTGTGTAAAGCCCCATGATGTGTATAATGTCGTTCAGGATATTTTGCCGTTCCTGTCAGAAGATAAATGTGTAGTGTCCATAACCAGCCCCATTAGTGTAAAACAGCTTGAATCAATTGTGCCTTGTTCAGCGGCGAGGGCGATTCCAAGCATTACTAACCGGGCCTTATCAGGGGTGTCTTTATTATCATTCGGTGAACAATGCAGCGAACAATGGAAAGGGGAACTTAACAGGCTTTTTGAAAGTATCTCCACACCTGTTTTTATAGAGGAAGCGATTACCAGGGTTTCTTCGGATATTGTCAGCTGCGGACCTGCCTTTTTCAGCTACTTGACACAGCGCTTCATCAATGCCGCAGTTGCGGAAACGGAGATTGATAATGAAACAGCTACAAAGCTTGCAGGAGAAATGCTGATCGGGCTTGGGGAATTACTGAAAAAGGGTTTTTATACATTACCTACATTGCAGGAGAAGGTATGTGTCAAAGGAGGAATTACAGGAGAGGGAATTAAAATTCTTGAAAGCGAGCTCGGCAGTGTATTTGAACACTTATTCCAGGCGACACATTCCAAGTTTGACGAAGATCTTGTCGAAGTAAAAAAGCAGTATTCTCTCCATTAG
- a CDS encoding class I SAM-dependent DNA methyltransferase — MSYGKFAYLYDRLMEDVPYDSWIKLINEKHVEFNVTGKQLLDLACGTGQLSIRFSEQGYEVTGVDLSEDMLAVAHSKAEQKGLQIPFYLQNMAELEGFSEFDIIGIFCDSLNYLETESDVKNTFRRVHSYLKNDGLFIFDVHSIYKIMQIFMNQTFAENDEEISYIWHSFQGEYPNSVEHDLSFFVQDEKTGKYDRYDELHLQRTYPIDQYKSWLEECGFDLVDVSGDFKEGPPDSQAERIIFIAKKKD; from the coding sequence ATGAGCTACGGTAAGTTCGCTTATCTCTATGACAGGCTGATGGAAGATGTTCCTTATGACAGCTGGATTAAATTGATCAATGAAAAGCATGTGGAATTTAATGTTACAGGCAAACAATTGCTGGATCTTGCATGCGGTACAGGGCAGCTTTCCATAAGGTTTAGTGAACAGGGCTATGAGGTAACCGGTGTGGATTTATCAGAGGATATGCTGGCTGTAGCCCATTCAAAGGCGGAGCAGAAAGGTCTGCAAATCCCCTTTTACCTGCAGAACATGGCAGAGCTTGAAGGGTTTAGTGAATTTGATATCATTGGCATATTTTGTGATTCTTTGAATTATCTGGAGACGGAATCAGATGTAAAAAACACCTTCCGGCGGGTCCATAGCTATTTAAAAAACGATGGTCTATTTATTTTTGATGTTCATTCCATTTATAAAATCATGCAGATATTTATGAACCAGACCTTTGCTGAAAATGACGAGGAAATTTCATATATCTGGCACAGCTTTCAGGGCGAATACCCTAATTCTGTAGAGCACGATCTTTCATTTTTTGTTCAGGACGAAAAAACAGGAAAGTATGACCGCTATGACGAACTGCATTTGCAGCGCACTTATCCTATTGACCAATATAAAAGCTGGCTTGAGGAATGCGGTTTTGACCTTGTTGACGTTTCAGGAGACTTTAAAGAAGGACCTCCAGACAGCCAGGCTGAACGAATCATCTTTATTGCAAAGAAAAAGGACTAA
- a CDS encoding nicotinate-nucleotide adenylyltransferase: protein MEKVGILGGTFNPPHLGHLIIANEVMSSHGLDEVWFMPNHEPPHKKRSDHVSSSDRIEMLKLALQNHPGFKLELIELEREGPSFTYDTIRILKEHYPQKQFYFIIGADMVEYLPKWHNIDKLLELITFIGVRRPSYNLQTPYPILSAGVPEMGISSSMIRSRVKEGGTIRYLVPDSIRSYIKENHLYES, encoded by the coding sequence ATGGAAAAGGTAGGCATACTTGGAGGGACCTTTAATCCGCCTCATTTAGGCCATCTCATTATTGCAAATGAGGTAATGTCTTCCCATGGTTTGGATGAAGTATGGTTTATGCCGAACCATGAGCCTCCCCATAAAAAGAGGTCAGATCATGTCAGCAGCAGTGATCGAATAGAAATGCTGAAACTCGCATTGCAGAATCATCCAGGCTTTAAATTAGAGTTAATTGAGCTGGAGCGGGAAGGTCCTTCATTTACCTACGATACGATCAGGATTTTGAAGGAACACTATCCTCAAAAGCAATTTTATTTTATTATTGGAGCTGACATGGTTGAATATTTGCCCAAGTGGCATAACATTGACAAACTTCTTGAATTGATTACCTTTATAGGAGTAAGGCGGCCATCTTACAATTTGCAGACTCCGTATCCAATTCTTTCTGCTGGCGTTCCTGAAATGGGGATCTCCTCAAGTATGATCAGAAGCCGTGTAAAGGAAGGCGGTACTATACGATATCTGGTACCGGATTCTATAAGGAGTTATATAAAGGAGAATCATTTATATGAATCGTGA